In Pelodiscus sinensis isolate JC-2024 chromosome 2, ASM4963464v1, whole genome shotgun sequence, the following proteins share a genomic window:
- the EIF1B gene encoding eukaryotic translation initiation factor 1b: protein MSTIQNLHSFDPFADATKGDDLLPAGTEDYIHIRIQQRNGRKTLTTVQGIADDYDKKKLVKAFKKKFACNGTVIEHPEYGEVIQLQGDQRKNICQFLLEIGIVKEEQLKVHGF from the exons ATGTCCACTATCCAGAACCTCCACTCCTTCG ACCCCTTTGCTGATGCAACTAAGGGTGACGACTTACTCCCGGCCGGGACTGAGGATTACATTCATATAAGGATCCAGCAGCGAAACGGCAGGAAAACATTAACTACTGTTCAGGGAATTGCAGATGACTATGACAAAAAAAAACTTGTGAAAGCCTTCAAAAAG AAATTTGCTTGTAATGGTACTGTGATCGAGCATCCTGAATACGGTGAAGTTATCCAGCTTCAAGGTGACCAGAGAAAGAACATTTGCCAATTCCTCTTAGAG ATTGGCATTGTCAAGGAGGAACAGCTGAAAGTTCAtggtttttaa